GCAACTTCTTTATTCTGCTGACTTCTTGCACTTTCCAGCGAAGCATCTGCAACTTTGCATTGCAACCTAATTGCAGATAAGAGTTTTTCTTTCATAGCGGCTTCATTTAGACGAATGCAACCACATTCTGTATCATCCGTGTATCTGGCAGTCGCACATAACCAGTTTTTGTTAGTTGTTCTGCCCTTAGTCAATTTGTGACCACAACAGCCGCAAACCAAATATCCGGAAAGAGGATTCTTTGTTTTTCCTGATTTAGTTTTCTTGTTAGACTTAATAACCAAACGTGCCTGATAAAACATCTCTCTGGAAATGATTGCTTCGTGGGTATCAGGAATTACAATCTGTTCTTCTTCCGGTATCATCTTTACCCGATTACTACCTACTTTAACCACATGAGACTTAAACGGAACTGTATCTCCCGTATAAATACGGTTAATCAAGATGTTCTTGACAGACTCAAATGTCCAATATTCATAAGTTTTATACTTACCTCTCACATCTGCAAGATATACGGACGGTGTTGTCACTTTCTCATCATTAAACAACTTTGCAATTTCTGAAATAGTCCTACCAGAAACAGCCAGGGAAAATATTCTATGAACTACTTCCGCTGCCACCGGATCGACAACTATTGTATTTTTCTTCTCACCTTTCTTGTATCCAAATGGAGCCGTTCCATATACATATTCTCCACGCATCTTCTTCAAATCCACCGCAGACTTGATTTTCCTTGAAATATCCTTAGAATACCACTCATTTAGGAGGTTTCTCACTGCGATTTCAAATCCTTTAGAATCTCCTTCTGCATAGTTAGCGCTATCAAAATTGTCATTAATGGAGATTATCCTCACATCGTAAGACGGAAATATAAACTCCAGATAATGCCCTGCTTCCAGATAATTTCTTGCAAATCGGGACAAGTCACGAACAATGATTGTTCTAATCCGCCCCATTGTTACAAGCTGAAGGAGTCTCTGCATTGCTGGTCTGTCCATACTTGTTCCTGAATAGCCATCATCAACAAATTCCGTTAATTCTTTTGGCACATTAGAATGGGAACGAACATATTCCTCAATACACATTCGCTGAGAAATAATACTGTTGCTTTCTTCCTGCTCCCCTTTCGTCACTTCTTCATCTTCCAATGATAATCTGAGGTATGAAGCATCTATTTTATCAACCAGCATCCTTCATCGCCTCCTCAATTTTATCTACATAGCCATTGATTGCCGTAAATGGATTCGCAAATGCCATTTTTATCTGGATATGCGTACTATCATATACTACAATCTTATCCACTAATGCTTCTACAAGCCCTCTGTCAATATTCTTAATCGACTTATATTCCTTCAAAGCATTTATCCATGACTTTGTAGTGGCATTCAATTGTTCTAATTCTTCGGAAGACTGCTTTGCTGCATAATAATCATGTTGGAGCTGTGTCAGCTGCAATTCCAGCCGGCTATTCATAAAATCATATTCACTTCTGTCAAGTAGCCCCGATATCATATCTTCGATAAGTTTTTCCTTTTTCCCCTCAACATTTGT
This genomic window from Roseburia sp. 831b contains:
- a CDS encoding recombinase family protein, which translates into the protein MLVDKIDASYLRLSLEDEEVTKGEQEESNSIISQRMCIEEYVRSHSNVPKELTEFVDDGYSGTSMDRPAMQRLLQLVTMGRIRTIIVRDLSRFARNYLEAGHYLEFIFPSYDVRIISINDNFDSANYAEGDSKGFEIAVRNLLNEWYSKDISRKIKSAVDLKKMRGEYVYGTAPFGYKKGEKKNTIVVDPVAAEVVHRIFSLAVSGRTISEIAKLFNDEKVTTPSVYLADVRGKYKTYEYWTFESVKNILINRIYTGDTVPFKSHVVKVGSNRVKMIPEEEQIVIPDTHEAIISREMFYQARLVIKSNKKTKSGKTKNPLSGYLVCGCCGHKLTKGRTTNKNWLCATARYTDDTECGCIRLNEAAMKEKLLSAIRLQCKVADASLESARSQQNKEVAILDTLKWDLRKQERTLDEGKDELMSIMDAYYDGKITKEIFMEQKLLIKNKEEELNKKINETKAQMAAVKKKISDQLASESDAGRIVKHQDVTELDEGIMNELVNRIVVYPNNAVHIEWNFVL